The Salminus brasiliensis chromosome 8, fSalBra1.hap2, whole genome shotgun sequence genome has a window encoding:
- the ankrd44 gene encoding serine/threonine-protein phosphatase 6 regulatory ankyrin repeat subunit C isoform X4: MCLKWLQWYYRTCPRFHPDMLSVCSQPPLVQAIFNGDPEEIRMLIFKSEDINALDAEKRTPLHAAAFLGDAEITELLILSGARVNAKDNMWLTPLHRAVASRSEEAVRVLIRHSADVNARDKNWQTPLHVAAANKALRCAEVIIPLLSSVNVSDRGGRTALHHAALNGHTEMVNLLLAKGANINAFDKKDGRALHWAAYMGHLDVVCLLVDQGAEVSCKDKRGYTPLHAAASNGQINVVKHLLNLSVEIDEANAFGNTALHVACFNGQDAVVSELIDYGANVSQPNNKGFTPLHFAAASTHGALCLEFLVNNGADVNVQSRDGKSPLHMTAVHGRFTRSQTLIQNGGEIDSVDKDGNTPLHIAARYGHELLINTLITSGADCTRRGVHGMFPLHLAALNAHADCCRKLLSSGRRYSIICPLSNDSVLCAGFQIDTPDSLGRTCLHAAAAGGNVECVKLLLSSGADHNRTDKHGRTPLHYAAASRHFQCLETLVSCVTRINATDQWGRSALHYAAASDLDRRRRVALEPESPGVQAEKEKEAASCLEFLLKSGATASQKDKQGYSAVYYAAAYGHRHCLELLLEKEENHQDEMDSSSTRSPLHLAAYHGHAQALEVLLQGHCEVDQGDEVGRTALALAALRGHTDCALTLLNHGASPRSRDSTRGRTPIHLAVMNGHTSCVRLLLEDSDCADLVDAADSQGQTPLMLAVVGGHVDAVSLLLEREASVDTADHQGLTALHLGLLCGQEECVQCLLEQEASVLLGDAKGRTALHLAAARGHASWLSELLSIACSEAPTPPPRDNQGYTPLHWACYNGHEGCVEVLLEQKGCRCFDGNPFTPLHCAVVNDHESCATLLLEAMGSEIVTCKDSKDRTPLHAAAFAGHVDCVQLLLAHDAPVDAVDQSGRSALMMAAERGAVGVVEALLTSASADLSLTDQKGNTALHLACCNGKEDCAMLILEKLPDATLIKATNAALQTPLHLAARSGLKQTVQELLSRGASVQVLDENAPERPPQGPC, encoded by the exons ATGTGTCTGAAGTGGCTGCAGTGGTATTATCGCACATGTCCTCGTTTCCACCCTGACATGCTCTCTGTTTGTTCACAGCCGCCTCTTGTTCAGGCCATCTTCAATGGAGACCCTGAGGAGATACGCATGCTCATCTTCAAATCGGAGGACATCAATGCGCTG GATGCAGAGAAGCGTACTCCACTCCACGCTGCAGCGTTTCTGGGGGATGCTGAGATCACCGAGCTGCTCATCCTCTCTG GGGCTCGGGTCAATGCCAAAGACAACATGTGGCTCACCCCTCTTCACAGGGCTGTTGCGTCCAGGAGTGAG GAGGCGGTACGTGTGCTGATCCGTCACTCGGCCGACGTGAACGCTCGGGATAAGAACTGGCAGACTCCGCTGCACGTGGCTGCCGCTAACAAGGCTCTGCGCTGTGCTGAGGTCATCATCCCACTCCTCAGCAGCGTTAACGTCTCGGACCGCGGGGGGCGCACAGCTCTGCACCACGCCGCCCTCAATGGACACACTGAG ATGGTCAACTTGCTCCTGGCTAAAGGTGCTAACATCAATGCCTTTGATAAGAAGGATGGCCGTGCTCTCCACTGGGCTGCCTACATGG GCCACTTAGATGTGGTGTGTCTGCTGGTGGACCAGGGGGCAGAGGTCAGTTGTAAGGACAAGCGAGGATACACACCACTCCACGCTGCCGCCTCCAATGGACAGATCAATGTAGTCAAACACCTGCTCAACCTGTCTGTGGAG ATAGATGAGGCCAATGCATTTGGGAACACCGCACTGCACGTGGCCTGTTTTAATGGTCaggatgcagtggtcagtgagctgATCGATTACGGGGCCAATGTGAGTCAGCCCAATAATAAAGGCTTCACCCCTCTCCACTTTGCTGCGGCATCCACTCATGGAGCACTTTGCCTGGAGTTCCTGGTCAACAACGGAGCTGACGTGAATGTGCAG AGCCGAGATGGGAAGAGTCCTCTCCACATGACTGCAGTGCATGGGCGCTTTACACGTTCACAGACCCTCATCCAGAACG GTGGAGAGATTGATTCTGTGGATAAGGATGGCAACACTCCTTTACACATTGCCGCTCGTTATGGTCATGAACTGCTCATCAACACCTTAATCACTAGTGGAGCCGATTgcaccag gagagGAGTTCATGGAATGTTCCCCCTGCACTTGGCTGCTCTGAATGCTCATGCTGACTGCTGCCGGAAGCTCCTCTCCTCAG GACGGAGGTATAGCATAATCTGCCCACTCAGTAACGACTCGGTCCTGTGTGCAGGCTTCCAGATCGACACCCCGGACAGCCTGGGGCGGACCTGTCTGCATGCTGCCGCCGCTGGAGG GAATGTGGAGTGTGTAAAGCTGCTGCTCAGCAGTGGAGCAGACCACAACCGAACAGATAAACACGGGAG GACTCCTCTTCACTATGCAGCTGCCAGTCGTCATTTTCAGTGCCTGGAGACTCTGGTGTCCTGCGTTACCCGCATTAATGCCACTGACCAATGGGGACGCTCTGCCCTGCACTATGCTGCTGCCTCTGACCTGGACAGAAG GCGACGAGTAGCCCTGGAGCCAGAGAGTCCTGGAGTGCAAgccgagaaagagaaagaggcagcTTC GTGCCTCGAGTTCCTGCTGAAGAGCGGAGCTACTGCTTCACAGAAGGACAAACAGGGCTATAGTGCTGTGTACTACGCTGCTGCCTATGGCCACAGACACTGCTTGGAGCTG cTCTTGGAAAAAGAGGAGAACCATCAGGATGAGATGGACAGTTCCAGCACTAGGAGTCCACTGCATCTAGCC GCGTACCACGGCCATGCGCAGGCTCTAGAGGTCCTGCTACAGGGTCACTGTGAGGTGGACCAGGGGGATGAGGTAGGTCGCACCGCTCTGGCCTTGGCTGCTCTCAGGGGCCACACTGACTGTGCTCTGACCCTGCTGAACCATGGAGCGTCGCCACGCAGTAGAGACTCCACCCGCGGACGCACGCCCATCCATCTGGCAG TGATGAATGGCCATACGTCTTGTGTGCGCCTCCTGCTGGAAGACTCTGACTGTGCAGACCTGGTGGATGCAGCTGATTCTCAGGGACA gACCCCCCTGATGCTGGCAGTGGTGGGGGGTCATGTGGATGCTGTGTCTCTACTGTTGGAGCGAGAGGCCAGTGTGGACACAGCTGACCATCAGGGACTGACTGCACTTCACTTAGGG ttgcTGTGTGGGCAGGAGGAGTGTGTGCAGTGTCTGCTGGAGCAGGAAGCCTCAGTGTTGCTGGGAGACGCGAAGGGCCGCACGGCTCTGCACCTAGCTGCTGCGAGAGGCCACGCGTCCTGGCTGAGCGAACTGCTGAGCATAGCCTGTTCTGAGGCCCCCACGCCTCCGCCACGGGACAACCAGGGATACACACCCCTACACTGGGCCTGCTACAACG GTCATGAGGGCTGTGTGGAGGTGCTACTGGAACAGAAAGGCTGTCGATGTTTTGATGGAAACCCCTTCACCCctctgcactgtgctgt AGTAAATGACCACGAGTCCTGTGCCACTCTTCTGCTGGAAGCCATGGGCTCAGAGATAGTGACCTGCAAGGACTCTAAGGACAG GACGCCTCTTCATGCAGCTGCATTTGCTGGCCATGTGGACTGTGTTCAGCTGCTCCTGGCCCATGATGCTCCTGTGGATGCTGTGGACCAGTCAGGGCGCAGTGCGCTCATGATGGCAGCCGAGAGAGGTGCGGTTGGAGTTGTAG AGGCTCTCCTCACCAGTGCCAGTGCAGATCTGAGTTTGACTGACCAAAAAGGCAACACCGCGCTACACCTTGCTTGCTGTAAT GGAAAGGAGGACTGTGCTATGTTAATTTTGGAGAAACTTCCAGATGCCACCCTAATCAAGGCCACGAACGCTGCACTCCAGAC tcCCCTCCACCTGGCTGCCCGCAGTGGTCTGAAGCAGACGGTGCAGGAGCTGCTGTCCCGCGGTGCCAGCGTGCAGGTCCTGGACGAGAATG CTCCGGAGCGCCCTCCCCAGGGGCCCTGCTGA